A region from the Gossypium hirsutum isolate 1008001.06 chromosome A08, Gossypium_hirsutum_v2.1, whole genome shotgun sequence genome encodes:
- the LOC107928259 gene encoding uncharacterized protein, which produces MEITNPKPSSKRLLFDRRYGWVFDEWKDPSEEALAAGRGMFCIVPLTKAFLKTATNSINFVARSTVKVLEKPDLLDPRQLQASLKDQLSRVTNIIQKP; this is translated from the exons atggaGATAACGAACCCTAAACCATCTTCGAAACGCCTGCTATTCGACCGGCGTTATGGTTGGGT GTTTGATGAATGGAAAGACCCATCGGAAGAAGCTCTTGCTGCTGGCCGAGGAAT GTTTTGCATAGTTCCTCTAACAAAAGCTTTCTTGAAGACGGCTACAAATTCG ATCAATTTTGTGGCAAGGTCTactgtaaaagtcttagaaaagCCAGACTTGCTCGACCCCCGGCAGCTGCAAGCTAGCCTCAAAGATCAGCTCAGTAGAGTCACAAATATTATACAAAAACCATAA